The segment TCGAACAGATCCCGTTGCGGGAGTTCCCGCTGCCGGCCCCGACCTTGTCGTGCTTCTCGTAGCCGAGGTGGTCGGTGATCTCGCCCTCCAGAGCGGACTCCAGCACGCGCTTGGTCAGCTGCTGCAGCAGCCCGCCCTCGCCGGTCAGCCGGATCCCGCCTGCGTGGGCCCGGTCGACCAGCTGCCCGATCAACTGCTCGTCCAACAGGTCCGCCGCCATCTCAACCGGCCGAACCTCCTCAACCGCCTCAACCGAGGCAGTCACGTCGCTCATCAGGTGCTCTTCCTTGATCAGGAGATGCACCGGTCACCGTACAGACCCTCTTCTAGCGTGCGGAGTTGCGCCGGAGCGCTCAGGCTCGGTCGGTGCTTTCCCGTCAGGTCAGGTCTGGATGGGCCGTTCGTCGAAGGCGAGTTCCCGAAAGGCGTTGCGGATGCCGGTGAGGGGCTGCCGGTCGCGGGTGTAGTAGAGCTTGTTGGTGAGCAGTACGGCCCAGGTTTCCCGGCTGGGGGAGATCCACATGCCGGTGCCGGTGAAGCCGTAGTGGACCCAGGTGTCGTCGGCGGGGTCGGTGCCCGGGGCGGGGTGCCAGAACAGGCCGCGTGCGGGTGTCAGTTCGCCGGTGTGGACGGTCAGGGACTCCTTGACCCAGGTGGGGCCGAAGCCGGCCTGTCCGGTGGGGGAGGGGGTGAGCAGGTGGCGGAGGAACCGGGCGAGGTCGTCGGCGGTGGAGAAGACGCCGGCGATTCCGCAGACGCCGTTCAGGAGGCGGGCGGAGAAGTCGTGGGCGGTGCCGCGGAGGTGGCGGCCGGTCTCCTCGTCGAATTCGGTGGGGGCGCTCAGGGCGGCCCGGTCGGCGGGTAGCGGGCCGAAGCGGGTGGAGTCCATGCCGAGGGGCTGCCAGATCCGTTCGGCGGCGAGTC is part of the Kitasatospora cineracea genome and harbors:
- a CDS encoding serine hydrolase domain-containing protein yields the protein MTPSTDRIQQLLADGVRDRAYPGAVWAVGNAAGFQVGGAVGVLDPACPDTPMLPDTVFDVASLTKILAVWSTAGTLWEDGLLPLDEPLGAFWPEVTGHPLGRATARNLLAHTAGLPLRAQLKNLYGTDPAAVREGVLHEALHRRPGEAVDYTDRAALVLGYLAEHLSGHPLDRLAAERIWQPLGMDSTRFGPLPADRAALSAPTEFDEETGRHLRGTAHDFSARLLNGVCGIAGVFSTADDLARFLRHLLTPSPTGQAGFGPTWVKESLTVHTGELTPARGLFWHPAPGTDPADDTWVHYGFTGTGMWISPSRETWAVLLTNKLYYTRDRQPLTGIRNAFRELAFDERPIQT